In Halobacteriovorax marinus SJ, the following proteins share a genomic window:
- a CDS encoding lytic transglycosylase domain-containing protein has translation MKISKSLYTSLFCASLFVSCSNIKPKNEVVQDEKPVVKKKLSKHKTWANDARKSVGSVDTETLIAGSAEINPSNYDGKTYFLYGAEHLKLDNYYFDIPVVYNEATKKWIKYFLTRGRGFFERYSARGGRYAPLLGKILEDKGLPRDLIFLAMAESGFQNKAKSWARAVGPWQFMPYTGKRYGLKIDWYVDERRDPFNATVAAAKYLKKLYGDFGSWELAAAAYNAGEGKVGRAIRRYKTENFWNLRKGRYLKPETKNYVPNIMALAIIGKNLKVFGFNEIDFHDPIDFEEIKIPGGTDLVEFSKDMGLDFEDIQYLNPEILRWFTPPNAEEYTLRIPAGLRDTYVACCSSKEYKAVAFQEYQIRGKRTNLNDVARKFKIKKAPYVLSSLNGLSATKRLKKGSTILLPFREGQSRKNAMYADLYEKPRKVVVRRKNYRKRLRIAKARGKRIVNPSKWYVVRRGDSLWSVARKTKTNLDTLIVSNLSILNRRQIRAGDRLAIR, from the coding sequence ATGAAGATAAGTAAATCCCTTTACACGTCACTTTTTTGCGCCTCTCTCTTTGTATCTTGTTCAAATATAAAGCCTAAAAATGAAGTTGTTCAAGATGAGAAACCAGTTGTAAAAAAGAAACTTTCTAAACATAAGACTTGGGCCAATGACGCAAGAAAGTCTGTAGGAAGTGTTGATACTGAAACTCTTATAGCCGGTAGTGCAGAAATTAATCCTTCTAACTACGATGGTAAAACATACTTTCTCTATGGTGCAGAACATTTGAAGTTAGATAATTACTACTTCGATATTCCTGTTGTTTATAATGAGGCAACAAAGAAGTGGATTAAGTATTTTCTAACTCGTGGTAGAGGTTTCTTTGAAAGATATTCTGCTAGAGGTGGAAGATATGCTCCTCTTTTAGGAAAGATCTTAGAAGATAAAGGACTACCAAGAGATCTTATCTTCTTGGCCATGGCCGAGTCTGGATTTCAGAATAAAGCTAAGTCATGGGCCAGAGCTGTTGGACCTTGGCAGTTCATGCCGTATACAGGAAAAAGGTATGGACTTAAAATTGACTGGTATGTTGATGAGAGAAGAGACCCTTTTAATGCCACTGTTGCCGCAGCAAAATATTTAAAGAAACTTTACGGAGACTTTGGATCATGGGAGCTAGCAGCTGCTGCCTATAACGCAGGTGAAGGAAAAGTTGGTAGAGCGATAAGAAGATATAAGACTGAGAATTTTTGGAATTTAAGAAAGGGTAGATACCTAAAACCTGAAACAAAGAATTATGTTCCAAATATTATGGCCCTAGCTATCATTGGAAAGAACTTAAAAGTTTTTGGTTTTAATGAAATTGATTTCCACGATCCAATTGATTTTGAAGAAATTAAAATTCCAGGTGGAACTGACCTAGTCGAATTCTCAAAGGATATGGGACTCGACTTTGAAGACATTCAATATTTAAACCCTGAGATTCTACGCTGGTTTACACCACCAAATGCTGAAGAGTATACACTAAGAATCCCTGCGGGCTTAAGAGATACGTACGTGGCATGTTGTTCTTCTAAAGAATACAAAGCGGTTGCTTTCCAAGAATATCAAATTAGAGGAAAGAGAACGAATCTAAATGATGTCGCTAGAAAATTTAAAATTAAAAAAGCACCTTATGTTCTAAGCTCATTAAATGGCCTAAGCGCAACGAAGAGATTGAAGAAGGGCTCTACGATCTTACTTCCTTTTAGAGAGGGACAGTCTAGAAAGAATGCAATGTACGCTGACTTATATGAAAAACCGCGTAAAGTTGTTGTTAGAAGAAAGAATTATAGAAAGAGACTCAGAATTGCTAAAGCAAGAGGAAAGAGAATTGTTAACCCATCGAAGTGGTATGTGGTAAGACGTGGAGATTCTCTTTGGTCTGTTGCTAGAAAAACTAAAACTAACTTAGATACACTTATCGTTTCAAACTTATCAATTCTTAATCGAAGACAAATTAGAGCTGGTGACCGTTTGGCCATAAGATAA